CCGCACCGTGCCGATCGAGCCGATGTTCGACGCCTACATGGGCTCGCTGGGCCTCACCGGTCTGGCCGAGGAGAACCTCCAGTCCCGGCTGCGCGGCACCCTGCTGATGGCGGTCTCCAACCAGGAGGGCCACCTCGTGCTGGCCCCCGGCAACAAGTCGGAGCTGGCCGTCGGCTACTCCACCCTGTACGGCGACTCGGTGGGCGCGTACGGCCCGATCAAGGACGTCTACAAGAGCGACGTCTTCCGGCTGGCCCGCTACCGCAACCGGGCGGCCGCCGAGCGCGGCGAGACCCCGCCGATCCCGGAGAACTCGATCGTGAAGCCGCCGAGCGCCGAGCTGCGCCCGGGGCAGGTGGACACCGACTCGCTTCCGGACTATCCGGTGCTCGACGCGATCCTCGCGCTGTACGTGGACCGGGACCAGGGGCTGGACGAGATCGTGGCCGCCGGCTTCGACGCCGAGCTGGTCGCGAAGACGCTGCGGATGGTCGACACCGCCGAGTACAAGCGCCGCCAGTACCCGCCGGGCACGAAGATCTCCGCGAAGGGCTTCGGCAAGGACCGCCGGCTGCCCATCACGAACGGTTGGCGCGAGCAGGCGTAGCAGGGCCGGGGGACGCGCGGGGCCCCACCGTGGGGGCGGGAAGCGCGCAGGGCCCCACCGCGTCGGCGGTGGGGCCCTTGGCGCGCCCGTGTCCGCGCCGCTACTTGACGACCGTCAGGCGCGCGGCGACCGGGAGGTGGTCGCTGCCCGTGCGGGGCAGGGTCCAGGAGGCCTCGGGCCGGATCCCGCGGACCATGATCTGGTCGATGCGGGCCATCGGGAACTGCGCCGGCCAGCTGAAGCCGAAGCCGTCGCCCGCCGCACCCTGGGTGGAGCGCATCTGCGAGGTGACCTCGGACAGCGAGCGGTCGTTCATGGTGCCGTTCAGGTCGCCGAGGAGGACGACCTTCTTCACGGGCTCGGCGGCGAGGGCGGCGCCCAGCGCGTCGGCGCTGTCGTCGCGCTGGTTGGCGGTGAAACCGGCCTTCAGCTTGACCCGGACCGAGGGCAGGTGGGCGACGAAGGCCGCGACGTCGCCCTGCGGGGTGGCGACGGTGGCCCGCATGGCCCGGGTCCAGCCCATCCTGATGTCGACGGGTGCGCTGCCGCTCAGCGGGTACTTGCTCCACAGCCCGACGGTGCCCTCGACCGAGTGGTACTTGTAGGTGCCCGCCAGGGCCTTCTCGTAGACGGGCACGACACTGCCCTTGAGCTCGGTGAGGGCCAGGATGTCGGCCCCGGAGCGGGCGACCGAGGCGGCGGTGCCTCGCGGGTCGGGGTTGTCGGCGTCGACGTTGTGGGTGGCGACGACGAGGTTGCCGCCGGTGCCGGACTTGTCGAAGACCAGGCCGCCGAAGAGGTTCAGCCAAACCACCGCGGGCAGCACCACCGCGATCAGCGCGGTGGCAGACCGGCGCAGGACGGCTGCGCCCAGCAGCACCGGGACGGCCAGGCCCAGCCAGGGCAGGAACGTCTCGGTGAGGCTGCCGAGGTTGCCGATGTCGTTGGGCAGCTCGGCGTGGAAGATCATGACCAGCGACAGCAGTACCGCGACCCCCGCCAGGACCAGCCCCCGCCGCCAGATCCCGGGGTCGCTGCGCAGTTCGGCCAGTCGGCGCCGGAGGCGGGATTCGGAGGGCTCGGGCTCCGAGCCGCCGTTCCCCGGTTCCGTCCTGTACGCCTGTGCCATGCCGCTGCCCTCACTGCCGTGCTCGCGCTCCGTTCCCGCCCCTTGACCCTAGGCGATGAAGCGGAGCCTTCCGTGCCGTACGTCACGACCGTCCGTCACGGTCGTACGTCCGGAAGGACGAACGCCTGAACGCAAGGGGTTCCGCTTGTCACGAAACGCGCACATTGGCGCCCCGGGGCCGTCGGGGCCGCCCTCGCGGCGCCGCACCACTTCCGCCCACGCCCTCCGGGATGCCACCATGGTGGGTGAGTCCGGGGACACCGTGAGGGTGCCTCGAGATGACACAAGGAGCAGTTGCAATGACGCACGCCGTTTCGCCTGCCCGCGAACCCGCAGCCGCCGCCTCCCCCACCCTGTACGGAGGCACGGGCACCCGGCGCATCACCGTCCGCGACCTGA
This DNA window, taken from Streptomyces sp. TN58, encodes the following:
- a CDS encoding endonuclease/exonuclease/phosphatase family protein — its product is MAQAYRTEPGNGGSEPEPSESRLRRRLAELRSDPGIWRRGLVLAGVAVLLSLVMIFHAELPNDIGNLGSLTETFLPWLGLAVPVLLGAAVLRRSATALIAVVLPAVVWLNLFGGLVFDKSGTGGNLVVATHNVDADNPDPRGTAASVARSGADILALTELKGSVVPVYEKALAGTYKYHSVEGTVGLWSKYPLSGSAPVDIRMGWTRAMRATVATPQGDVAAFVAHLPSVRVKLKAGFTANQRDDSADALGAALAAEPVKKVVLLGDLNGTMNDRSLSEVTSQMRSTQGAAGDGFGFSWPAQFPMARIDQIMVRGIRPEASWTLPRTGSDHLPVAARLTVVK